A genomic stretch from Sphingomonas faeni includes:
- the nuoH gene encoding NADH-quinone oxidoreductase subunit NuoH, which yields MISWFESSLGYDWAFFLATIIDILLIALPLMLAVAMIIYADRKIWAAMALRRGPNVVGPFGLLQSFADGLKVFLQETIVPAAANRTLFLLAPIITFTVALIVWAVVPFGVGLVLADINVGLLYILAASSLGVYGVILSGWASNSKYPFYSALRAAAQMVSYEVAIGFILISVVLWTGSFNLSAIVMAQKSHVWFFNGFILNPLLFPMAVMFFISSLAETQRAPFDLTEAESELVAGYQTEYSSMSFALFWLGEYANVLLMCALNAILFWGGYLPPVDWAPLYYVPGIIWLFAKILFFFFLFSWVKATVPRYRYDQLMRLGWKVFLPVSLFWVFLVSGYLMLTRVGVGS from the coding sequence ATGATTTCCTGGTTCGAATCCTCGCTCGGCTACGACTGGGCGTTCTTCCTAGCCACGATCATCGATATCCTCCTGATAGCCCTGCCGCTGATGCTGGCGGTGGCGATGATCATCTATGCCGATCGCAAGATCTGGGCGGCGATGGCGTTGCGGCGTGGTCCCAACGTCGTCGGCCCGTTCGGGCTGCTGCAGAGCTTCGCCGACGGCCTGAAGGTGTTCCTGCAGGAGACGATCGTCCCCGCAGCCGCCAACCGGACTCTGTTCCTGCTGGCACCAATCATCACCTTCACGGTCGCACTGATCGTCTGGGCTGTGGTGCCGTTCGGGGTCGGCCTCGTGCTCGCCGACATCAACGTCGGCCTGCTCTACATCCTCGCGGCGTCGTCGCTCGGCGTCTACGGGGTCATCTTGTCGGGCTGGGCGTCGAACTCGAAATACCCGTTCTATTCGGCCCTTCGAGCCGCCGCGCAAATGGTGTCGTATGAGGTCGCGATCGGCTTCATCCTGATTTCGGTCGTGCTGTGGACCGGCAGCTTCAACCTCTCGGCGATCGTGATGGCGCAGAAGTCGCACGTCTGGTTCTTCAACGGTTTCATCCTGAACCCGCTGTTGTTCCCGATGGCGGTGATGTTCTTCATCTCGAGCCTAGCCGAGACGCAGCGCGCGCCATTCGATCTGACCGAGGCGGAGAGCGAGCTGGTCGCCGGCTACCAGACCGAATATTCGTCGATGTCCTTCGCGCTGTTCTGGCTCGGCGAGTACGCCAACGTGCTGTTGATGTGCGCGCTGAACGCGATCCTGTTCTGGGGCGGGTATCTGCCGCCGGTCGACTGGGCGCCGCTCTATTACGTGCCGGGGATCATCTGGCTGTTCGCCAAGATCCTTTTCTTCTTCTTCCTGTTCAGTTGGGTGAAGGCGACCGTGCCGCGCTATCGCTACGATCAACTGATGCGGCTCGGCTGGAAGGTCTTCCTCCCCGTTTCGCTGTTCTGGGTTTTCCTCGTGTCGGGCTATCTCATGCTGACGCGCGTTGGAGTGGGTTCATGA
- the nuoI gene encoding NADH-quinone oxidoreductase subunit NuoI, whose product MSVAQIIKSFTLWEFVKAHALTLRYFFKEKATINYPYERNPVSPRFRGEHALRRYPNGEERCIACKLCEAVCPAQAITIEAEPRDDGSRRTTRYDIDMTKCIYCGLCAEACPVDAIVEGPNYEFSTETREELIYDKSKLLDNGDRWESAIAANLAADAPYR is encoded by the coding sequence ATGAGCGTCGCTCAGATCATCAAGTCGTTTACCCTGTGGGAATTCGTGAAGGCGCACGCGTTGACGCTTCGCTATTTCTTCAAGGAAAAGGCGACGATCAACTATCCGTACGAGCGTAATCCAGTGTCGCCGCGGTTCCGTGGCGAGCACGCGTTGCGGCGCTATCCCAATGGCGAAGAGCGGTGCATCGCGTGCAAGCTCTGCGAGGCCGTGTGCCCCGCGCAAGCGATCACGATCGAAGCCGAGCCGCGCGACGACGGTTCGCGCCGTACGACGCGCTATGACATCGACATGACCAAGTGCATTTACTGCGGCTTGTGCGCTGAGGCATGCCCGGTCGACGCGATCGTCGAGGGTCCGAACTACGAATTTTCGACCGAGACGCGCGAAGAGCTGATCTACGATAAGTCGAAGCTGCTCGATAATGGCGACCGTTGGGAAAGCGCGATCGCGGCGAACCTTGCCGCCGACGCGCCGTACCGTTAA